The genome window TCGATGGGGGCGGGCAGATGGGCATGTATGGGGGAATGATGGGCTCGCCTTTCGGCGGCATGTTCCAGGGAATGGGCATGGGCTCCATCGAGCATTATAAGGCGCCGGCCATGGAAGACTCGGGAAAGAGCATCCTCGCCACCATGGAAAGCGTACCGCAGCTCTCGCTGTTCACGGCCGCGATAAAGGATTCGGCGTACGCCGATAAGCTGAGTGGCCGGGGCAATTTTATCGTCTTCGCCGCGCCGGATAAAGCGCTCACAAGGGACCTGGCGGTCCGCGACATCGATACGCTGCTGGGGGACTCGAAGCTAGCCGCGGGCATGGTCGAAAATGCCGTCGTCCTGGCGGTGGA of Methanocella sp. contains these proteins:
- a CDS encoding fasciclin domain-containing protein produces the protein MDRLRSILALVAFAALFIAAPAAAQSPFDGGGQMGMYGGMMGSPFGGMFQGMGMGSIEHYKAPAMEDSGKSILATMESVPQLSLFTAAIKDSAYADKLSGRGNFIVFAAPDKALTRDLAVRDIDTLLGDSKLAAGMVENAVVLAVDEPDEHSQELTVSAASGKTINVRKEKTGMAANGADVIKVFKATNGYVIVTDAAVGT